The nucleotide sequence ttcacGTAGGTAGAAAAGATCAGAACCTCCAGATACTGAGTAATCGTTTAGATTAGCTTTGTTTTTTCTGGTTCTTGATGATACTCTCTGTTTTCTCTTAGTATCTCGCTAAGAGTTTTGATGCTTTTAAGATTCTGCTGTCAGTGACTTTACTGCAGAAACTTGGAATTGTTCGATAAAACAAGAACTCTTGTAGGAAAACATTAATTTCATTTCTTAAGCAATTGCAGGGTGGTATTGTGCAGCCCCACAGGAAACAATCTCAGACACAAATCAACAGAAGGGAAATACAATCAACAAAGAATATCATCAGCACAAACAGAACGAAGTTTTCAAATCTCAGATTCTTAACAGGAAGGATAGTCTTTAGGCGGTGGTAGAACAGAAAGCTCAGGTGTGTTCCCGTTCTCGACGACAAAAGCCATCTTCAAACCCCACATTGTATGGACTTCCAAGTGACAGTGCATAAACCAAACACCTACAACAACCAACATATGCATTGATCAGTTTGATCTGCTTATCATATCATCATATATGTGTTTTAACAGATCTATATCATACCTGGATTATCAGCTCTGAATCTAATGGCAGCCCAACCACCGGTAGGTACTCCAACAGTGTTTCTCTCTGGCGGGTCAATGAGATTGAACTTAGCTGGATCTTTCTTGGGATCAAAGTTTCCAACACCGGTTCCAACTACAAAGAAGTTGTAGCCGTGAAGATGGAAAGGGTGTGACTCAACGGTTAGGAGATTGGTGTCTTGCAATACAAGCTCAATCGTAGTATTGAACTTAACTCGGCTCAGTCTAGTCCCCGTAGATGTCTCGAGGTTAGCAGTGAGCGGCACACCAGTGTAGTTAAACGCTTTAGGAGGTCTGTCTGGGAAATCAGTTCTGAAAACTCCAGAGATGTTGGAGTAATGAGCTTTCAAGAGCGCGATCTTAGGCATAATGAACGTGACGTTGTTTATAGAAGCTGCTAGATTCGTCCCGTTCACACAAGTCGGGCACGCGTTGATACCTAACCCGATCGTGTAGAACAGTCGTCTGTCAACTTTTAAAGGTACAAGCGCGGGAAAGTTAGGTGTGTTGAGACTCTTGAGCTTTCCGTTATAGTCCAAAGCGAATGACGTGTCGTTAGGCAAAGGAAGCTTTGGTAAAATTGGTATGACCGTGTTTGGTACGCCTTTGTATTGAAGTATCGCGGTTACGGTTTTGTTGTCTACGGATACTGGAGCGTCCATGAACGGACTAGCTGCCATGAAGTAACGGTTTGGTGAACGGTCGGTTTTGACTAGAACATTTGTGGTTTGACCTGGTCCGAGTAAAATGGCTTTGGTTGTGAACGGTTTAGTGTAAACCG is from Camelina sativa cultivar DH55 chromosome 20, Cs, whole genome shotgun sequence and encodes:
- the LOC104768493 gene encoding laccase-11, coding for MKLIRNPGFLFLFFYILGFLGQSPVDAAVKKYQFDVQVKNVSRICNAKPIVTVNGMFPGPTVYAREGDRVIINVTNHVQYNMSIHWHGLKQYRNGWADGPAYITQCPIQTGQSYVYDFNVTGQRGTLWWHAHILWLRATVYGAIVILPQPGKPYPFPQPYQETNIILGEWWNKDIETAVNQANQLGAPPPMSDAHTINGKPGPLFPCSEKHTFVVEVEAGKTYLLRIINAALNDELFFGIAGHNMTVVEIDAVYTKPFTTKAILLGPGQTTNVLVKTDRSPNRYFMAASPFMDAPVSVDNKTVTAILQYKGVPNTVIPILPKLPLPNDTSFALDYNGKLKSLNTPNFPALVPLKVDRRLFYTIGLGINACPTCVNGTNLAASINNVTFIMPKIALLKAHYSNISGVFRTDFPDRPPKAFNYTGVPLTANLETSTGTRLSRVKFNTTIELVLQDTNLLTVESHPFHLHGYNFFVVGTGVGNFDPKKDPAKFNLIDPPERNTVGVPTGGWAAIRFRADNPGVWFMHCHLEVHTMWGLKMAFVVENGNTPELSVLPPPKDYPSC